In Elephas maximus indicus isolate mEleMax1 chromosome 4, mEleMax1 primary haplotype, whole genome shotgun sequence, a genomic segment contains:
- the TROAP gene encoding tastin isoform X3 translates to MTTLRATKDPLPRGVSPTPSKIPLLSQRRLPLSTGKPCALDQENQDPRRLVQKPPFSIQRPLVGPADPKPKATHQTEKSERSVESTQLRNPLEELTLSPREQNVGPGPPPTTEVPGAIEFVADPAALATILSGEGVKSCHLGRQPSLAQRVLVRGSQRGTFQRGQGARTSAYLAPRTPNHRLDPARASCFSRLEGPGPRGRTLCPQRLETLIPPSEWSFHSSTRPNFLELRRVTGGSNRTSVRQASGLPLETPAQPASSLSEGEHEVVTHSHKDRGGPLGLAQRVPLRETHTKDSHDSHLMPSPAPVVQPMPGCVGPPTVTRPSPFGRAQRVPSPYPSAPGRWVSGLSPQSCPEPEEPVLPWEQIAVQLFDQESSMRLHEEPVKPPVAPNELPPNKIPNLQELKMQRISILQQLLRQEVEGLAGDKYAPLNGDSSLDMVELHPLLAETSRTLNAPERNSGTAHLPGSSQNSELPKPCLPEECEEPQPCPPAEPGVPNSCHRRESEIPEPSPKQQPGVPEPYPPAEPGPLQHSPQGKTRFPKSHPRVEPGAPGACPMEPGNPESIQQPHNNQCAPVPTSLIFSSQHPLCASPPIHSLQSLRLPPGQSGLKSLAPRTLALRQRLKACLTAIHCFHEARLDDECAFYTSRAPPSGPTRICSNPVATLLEWQEALCFTPVGSAASQGSPS, encoded by the exons ATGACCACCCTTCGAGCCACGAAGGATCCTCTCCCCCGGGGTGTATCTCCCACTCCTAGCAAGATTCCTTTGCTCTCCCAGAGACGCCTGCCTCTCTCCACGGGCAAACCCTGCGCTCTGGACCAGGAGAACCAAGATCCAAGG AGATTGGTACAGAAGCCACCGTTCAGTATTCAACGTCCCCTCGTTGGCCCAGCAGACCCCAAGCCTAAAGCCACACACCAAACAGAGAAATCAGAGAGATCGGTGGAGAGCACTCAGCTTCGGAACCCCCTGGAGGAGCTCACGCTTAGCCCTAGGGAACAAAATGTGGGGCCTGGGCCCCCTCCCACTACAG AGGTTCCAGGGGCCATAGAGTTTGTGGCTGACCCTGCAGCCCTGGCCACCATCCTGTCAGGTGAGGGGGTGAAGAGCTGTCACCTAGGGCGCCAGCCTAGTCTGGCTCAGAGAGTCCTGGTTCGTGGCAGCCAGAGAGGTACCTTCCAGAGGGGCCAG GGTGCCCGGACCTCTGCATATTTGGCCCCCAGAACCCCCAACCACCGACTGGACCCTGCCAGGGCTTCCTGCTTCTCAAGGCTAGAGGGGCCAGGACCCCGTGGCCGGACCTTGTGCCCCCAGAGGCTAGAGACTTTG ATTCCACCTTCAGAATGGTCCTTTCACTCTTCCACTCGCCCCAATTTCCTGGAGTTAAGAAGAGTGACAGGTGGCAGCAACCG gACGTCAGTGAGGCAGGCCTCAGGATTGCCCCTGGAGACCCCAGCCCAGCCTG cTTCCTCTCTCTCTGAAGGAGAACATGAGGTTGTCACTCACTCACATAAAGACAGAGGAGGCCCACTCGGTCTGGCTCAGCGGGTTCCATTAAGAGAAACACACACCAAG GACAGCCATGACTCCCACCTGATGCCCTCCCCTGCCCCTGTGGTCCAGCCCATGCCTGGCTGCGTGGGACCACCTACTGTCACCCGCCCATCACCCTTTGGACGGGCTCAACGTGTACCTTCTCCCTACCCCTCAGCTCCG GGCCGATGGGTGAGTGGTCTCTCCCCTCAGTCCTGCCCTGAACCTGAAGAGCCTGTCCTGCCCTGG GAGCAGATTGCGGTACAGCTGTTTGACCAGGAGAGTTCTATGAGGTTGCACGAGGAGCCTGTGAAACCACCTGTGGCTCCTAATGAACTGCCCCCAAACAAAATCCCCAACCTTCAAGAGCTGAAGATGCAG CGCATCAGTATCCTGCAGCAGCTGTTGCGACAGGAGGTAGAGGGGCTGGCAGGGGACAAGTATGCCCCCCTTAATGGAGATTCCTCTCTGGATATGGTTGAACTTCATCCCCTACTGGCTGAGACTTCTAGGACTCTGAATGCCCCAGAGCGTAATTCCGGGACTGCCCACCTTCCCGGATCGTCACAGAACTCTGAGCTGCCGAAGCCTTGCCTTCCGGAGGAGTGTGAGGAAccacagccctgccctccagcaGAGCCAGGGGTCCCTAACTCCTGCCATAGGAGGGAGTCTGAGATACCAGAGCCCTCCCCCAAACAACAGCCTGGAGTACCAGAGCCCTACCCTCCAGCAGAGCCTGGACCCCTTCAGCACAGCCCCCAGGGGAAGACTAGATTCCCCAAGTCTCACCCTAGAGTAGAGCCTGGGGCACCAGGGGCCTGCCCCATGGAACCTGGAAATCCAGAGTCCATCCAACAGCCCCACAACAATCAGTGTGCTCCAGTACCCACCAGCCTGATCTTCTCTTCCCAACATCCCCTTTGTGCCAGCCCTCCTATCCACTCACTCCAGTCTTTGAGGCTGCCACCAGGCCAATCAG GCCTCAAGAGTCTGGCCCCTCGAACTCTGGCCCTGAGGCAGCGCCTCAAAGCATGTCTGACTGCCATCCACTGCTTTCATGAGGCCCGCCTGGATGATGAGTGTGCCTTCTACACCAGCCGAGCCCCCCCCTCAGGCCCCACCCGGATCTGTAGCAACCCTGTGGCTACATTACTGGAAtggcaggaagccctg TGTTTTACCCCAgttggttctgctgcctctcagGGCTCTCCATCATGA
- the TROAP gene encoding tastin isoform X1 yields MTTLRATKDPLPRGVSPTPSKIPLLSQRRLPLSTGKPCALDQENQDPRRLVQKPPFSIQRPLVGPADPKPKATHQTEKSERSVESTQLRNPLEELTLSPREQNVGPGPPPTTEVPGAIEFVADPAALATILSGEGVKSCHLGRQPSLAQRVLVRGSQRGTFQRGQGARTSAYLAPRTPNHRLDPARASCFSRLEGPGPRGRTLCPQRLETLIPPSEWSFHSSTRPNFLELRRVTGGSNRTSVRQASGLPLETPAQPASSLSEGEHEVVTHSHKDRGGPLGLAQRVPLRETHTKDSHDSHLMPSPAPVVQPMPGCVGPPTVTRPSPFGRAQRVPSPYPSAPASYSVLRRLAIRPKTQFTPIPSAPRVKQGRWVSGLSPQSCPEPEEPVLPWEQIAVQLFDQESSMRLHEEPVKPPVAPNELPPNKIPNLQELKMQRISILQQLLRQEVEGLAGDKYAPLNGDSSLDMVELHPLLAETSRTLNAPERNSGTAHLPGSSQNSELPKPCLPEECEEPQPCPPAEPGVPNSCHRRESEIPEPSPKQQPGVPEPYPPAEPGPLQHSPQGKTRFPKSHPRVEPGAPGACPMEPGNPESIQQPHNNQCAPVPTSLIFSSQHPLCASPPIHSLQSLRLPPGQSGLKSLAPRTLALRQRLKACLTAIHCFHEARLDDECAFYTSRAPPSGPTRICSNPVATLLEWQEALCFTPVGSAASQGSPS; encoded by the exons ATGACCACCCTTCGAGCCACGAAGGATCCTCTCCCCCGGGGTGTATCTCCCACTCCTAGCAAGATTCCTTTGCTCTCCCAGAGACGCCTGCCTCTCTCCACGGGCAAACCCTGCGCTCTGGACCAGGAGAACCAAGATCCAAGG AGATTGGTACAGAAGCCACCGTTCAGTATTCAACGTCCCCTCGTTGGCCCAGCAGACCCCAAGCCTAAAGCCACACACCAAACAGAGAAATCAGAGAGATCGGTGGAGAGCACTCAGCTTCGGAACCCCCTGGAGGAGCTCACGCTTAGCCCTAGGGAACAAAATGTGGGGCCTGGGCCCCCTCCCACTACAG AGGTTCCAGGGGCCATAGAGTTTGTGGCTGACCCTGCAGCCCTGGCCACCATCCTGTCAGGTGAGGGGGTGAAGAGCTGTCACCTAGGGCGCCAGCCTAGTCTGGCTCAGAGAGTCCTGGTTCGTGGCAGCCAGAGAGGTACCTTCCAGAGGGGCCAG GGTGCCCGGACCTCTGCATATTTGGCCCCCAGAACCCCCAACCACCGACTGGACCCTGCCAGGGCTTCCTGCTTCTCAAGGCTAGAGGGGCCAGGACCCCGTGGCCGGACCTTGTGCCCCCAGAGGCTAGAGACTTTG ATTCCACCTTCAGAATGGTCCTTTCACTCTTCCACTCGCCCCAATTTCCTGGAGTTAAGAAGAGTGACAGGTGGCAGCAACCG gACGTCAGTGAGGCAGGCCTCAGGATTGCCCCTGGAGACCCCAGCCCAGCCTG cTTCCTCTCTCTCTGAAGGAGAACATGAGGTTGTCACTCACTCACATAAAGACAGAGGAGGCCCACTCGGTCTGGCTCAGCGGGTTCCATTAAGAGAAACACACACCAAG GACAGCCATGACTCCCACCTGATGCCCTCCCCTGCCCCTGTGGTCCAGCCCATGCCTGGCTGCGTGGGACCACCTACTGTCACCCGCCCATCACCCTTTGGACGGGCTCAACGTGTACCTTCTCCCTACCCCTCAGCTCCG GCCTCATATTCAGTGTTGCGGCGTCTTGCCATACGCCCCAAAACCCAGTTCACACCCATCCCGTCCGCCCCCAGAGTTAAGCAG GGCCGATGGGTGAGTGGTCTCTCCCCTCAGTCCTGCCCTGAACCTGAAGAGCCTGTCCTGCCCTGG GAGCAGATTGCGGTACAGCTGTTTGACCAGGAGAGTTCTATGAGGTTGCACGAGGAGCCTGTGAAACCACCTGTGGCTCCTAATGAACTGCCCCCAAACAAAATCCCCAACCTTCAAGAGCTGAAGATGCAG CGCATCAGTATCCTGCAGCAGCTGTTGCGACAGGAGGTAGAGGGGCTGGCAGGGGACAAGTATGCCCCCCTTAATGGAGATTCCTCTCTGGATATGGTTGAACTTCATCCCCTACTGGCTGAGACTTCTAGGACTCTGAATGCCCCAGAGCGTAATTCCGGGACTGCCCACCTTCCCGGATCGTCACAGAACTCTGAGCTGCCGAAGCCTTGCCTTCCGGAGGAGTGTGAGGAAccacagccctgccctccagcaGAGCCAGGGGTCCCTAACTCCTGCCATAGGAGGGAGTCTGAGATACCAGAGCCCTCCCCCAAACAACAGCCTGGAGTACCAGAGCCCTACCCTCCAGCAGAGCCTGGACCCCTTCAGCACAGCCCCCAGGGGAAGACTAGATTCCCCAAGTCTCACCCTAGAGTAGAGCCTGGGGCACCAGGGGCCTGCCCCATGGAACCTGGAAATCCAGAGTCCATCCAACAGCCCCACAACAATCAGTGTGCTCCAGTACCCACCAGCCTGATCTTCTCTTCCCAACATCCCCTTTGTGCCAGCCCTCCTATCCACTCACTCCAGTCTTTGAGGCTGCCACCAGGCCAATCAG GCCTCAAGAGTCTGGCCCCTCGAACTCTGGCCCTGAGGCAGCGCCTCAAAGCATGTCTGACTGCCATCCACTGCTTTCATGAGGCCCGCCTGGATGATGAGTGTGCCTTCTACACCAGCCGAGCCCCCCCCTCAGGCCCCACCCGGATCTGTAGCAACCCTGTGGCTACATTACTGGAAtggcaggaagccctg TGTTTTACCCCAgttggttctgctgcctctcagGGCTCTCCATCATGA
- the TROAP gene encoding tastin isoform X2 yields the protein MTTLRATKDPLPRGVSPTPSKIPLLSQRRLPLSTGKPCALDQENQDPRRLVQKPPFSIQRPLVGPADPKPKATHQTEKSERSVESTQLRNPLEELTLSPREQNVGPGPPPTTEVPGAIEFVADPAALATILSGEGVKSCHLGRQPSLAQRVLVRGSQRGTFQRGQGARTSAYLAPRTPNHRLDPARASCFSRLEGPGPRGRTLCPQRLETLIPPSEWSFHSSTRPNFLELRRVTGGSNRTSVRQASGLPLETPAQPASSLSEGEHEVVTHSHKDRGGPLGLAQRVPLRETHTKDSHDSHLMPSPAPVVQPMPGCVGPPTVTRPSPFGRAQRVPSPYPSAPASYSVLRRLAIRPKTQFTPIPSAPRVKQGRWVSGLSPQSCPEPEEPVLPWIAVQLFDQESSMRLHEEPVKPPVAPNELPPNKIPNLQELKMQRISILQQLLRQEVEGLAGDKYAPLNGDSSLDMVELHPLLAETSRTLNAPERNSGTAHLPGSSQNSELPKPCLPEECEEPQPCPPAEPGVPNSCHRRESEIPEPSPKQQPGVPEPYPPAEPGPLQHSPQGKTRFPKSHPRVEPGAPGACPMEPGNPESIQQPHNNQCAPVPTSLIFSSQHPLCASPPIHSLQSLRLPPGQSGLKSLAPRTLALRQRLKACLTAIHCFHEARLDDECAFYTSRAPPSGPTRICSNPVATLLEWQEALCFTPVGSAASQGSPS from the exons ATGACCACCCTTCGAGCCACGAAGGATCCTCTCCCCCGGGGTGTATCTCCCACTCCTAGCAAGATTCCTTTGCTCTCCCAGAGACGCCTGCCTCTCTCCACGGGCAAACCCTGCGCTCTGGACCAGGAGAACCAAGATCCAAGG AGATTGGTACAGAAGCCACCGTTCAGTATTCAACGTCCCCTCGTTGGCCCAGCAGACCCCAAGCCTAAAGCCACACACCAAACAGAGAAATCAGAGAGATCGGTGGAGAGCACTCAGCTTCGGAACCCCCTGGAGGAGCTCACGCTTAGCCCTAGGGAACAAAATGTGGGGCCTGGGCCCCCTCCCACTACAG AGGTTCCAGGGGCCATAGAGTTTGTGGCTGACCCTGCAGCCCTGGCCACCATCCTGTCAGGTGAGGGGGTGAAGAGCTGTCACCTAGGGCGCCAGCCTAGTCTGGCTCAGAGAGTCCTGGTTCGTGGCAGCCAGAGAGGTACCTTCCAGAGGGGCCAG GGTGCCCGGACCTCTGCATATTTGGCCCCCAGAACCCCCAACCACCGACTGGACCCTGCCAGGGCTTCCTGCTTCTCAAGGCTAGAGGGGCCAGGACCCCGTGGCCGGACCTTGTGCCCCCAGAGGCTAGAGACTTTG ATTCCACCTTCAGAATGGTCCTTTCACTCTTCCACTCGCCCCAATTTCCTGGAGTTAAGAAGAGTGACAGGTGGCAGCAACCG gACGTCAGTGAGGCAGGCCTCAGGATTGCCCCTGGAGACCCCAGCCCAGCCTG cTTCCTCTCTCTCTGAAGGAGAACATGAGGTTGTCACTCACTCACATAAAGACAGAGGAGGCCCACTCGGTCTGGCTCAGCGGGTTCCATTAAGAGAAACACACACCAAG GACAGCCATGACTCCCACCTGATGCCCTCCCCTGCCCCTGTGGTCCAGCCCATGCCTGGCTGCGTGGGACCACCTACTGTCACCCGCCCATCACCCTTTGGACGGGCTCAACGTGTACCTTCTCCCTACCCCTCAGCTCCG GCCTCATATTCAGTGTTGCGGCGTCTTGCCATACGCCCCAAAACCCAGTTCACACCCATCCCGTCCGCCCCCAGAGTTAAGCAG GGCCGATGGGTGAGTGGTCTCTCCCCTCAGTCCTGCCCTGAACCTGAAGAGCCTGTCCTGCCCTGG ATTGCGGTACAGCTGTTTGACCAGGAGAGTTCTATGAGGTTGCACGAGGAGCCTGTGAAACCACCTGTGGCTCCTAATGAACTGCCCCCAAACAAAATCCCCAACCTTCAAGAGCTGAAGATGCAG CGCATCAGTATCCTGCAGCAGCTGTTGCGACAGGAGGTAGAGGGGCTGGCAGGGGACAAGTATGCCCCCCTTAATGGAGATTCCTCTCTGGATATGGTTGAACTTCATCCCCTACTGGCTGAGACTTCTAGGACTCTGAATGCCCCAGAGCGTAATTCCGGGACTGCCCACCTTCCCGGATCGTCACAGAACTCTGAGCTGCCGAAGCCTTGCCTTCCGGAGGAGTGTGAGGAAccacagccctgccctccagcaGAGCCAGGGGTCCCTAACTCCTGCCATAGGAGGGAGTCTGAGATACCAGAGCCCTCCCCCAAACAACAGCCTGGAGTACCAGAGCCCTACCCTCCAGCAGAGCCTGGACCCCTTCAGCACAGCCCCCAGGGGAAGACTAGATTCCCCAAGTCTCACCCTAGAGTAGAGCCTGGGGCACCAGGGGCCTGCCCCATGGAACCTGGAAATCCAGAGTCCATCCAACAGCCCCACAACAATCAGTGTGCTCCAGTACCCACCAGCCTGATCTTCTCTTCCCAACATCCCCTTTGTGCCAGCCCTCCTATCCACTCACTCCAGTCTTTGAGGCTGCCACCAGGCCAATCAG GCCTCAAGAGTCTGGCCCCTCGAACTCTGGCCCTGAGGCAGCGCCTCAAAGCATGTCTGACTGCCATCCACTGCTTTCATGAGGCCCGCCTGGATGATGAGTGTGCCTTCTACACCAGCCGAGCCCCCCCCTCAGGCCCCACCCGGATCTGTAGCAACCCTGTGGCTACATTACTGGAAtggcaggaagccctg TGTTTTACCCCAgttggttctgctgcctctcagGGCTCTCCATCATGA
- the C1QL4 gene encoding complement C1q-like protein 4, whose product MVLLLLVAIPLLVHSSREPAHYEMLGRCRMVCDPHGPRGPGPDGAPSSVPPFPPGAKGEVGRRGKAGLRGPPGPPGPRGPPGEPGRPGPPGPPGPGPGGVAPPAGYVPRIAFYAGLRRPHEGYEVLRFDDVVTNVGNAYEAASGKFTCPMPGVYFFAYHVLMRGGDGTSMWADLMKNGQVRASAIAQDADQNYDYASNSVILHLDVGDEVFIKLDGGKVHGGNTNKYSTFSGFIIYPD is encoded by the exons atggtgctgctgctgctggtggccATCCCGCTGCTGGTGCACAGCTCCCGCGAGCCCGCGCACTACGAGATGCTGGGTCGCTGTCGTATGGTGTGCGACCCGCACGGGCCCAGAGGCCCAGGCCCCGACGGCGCGCCCTCCTCTGTGCCCCCCTTCCCGCCCGGCGCCAAAGGAGAGGTGGGGCGGCGCGGGAAGGCAGGCCTGCGGGGACCCCCAGGACCGCCAGGTCCCAGAGGGCCCCCAGGAGAGCCCGGCAGGCCAGGGCCCCCGGGCCCTCCGGGTCCGGGCCCCGGCGGAGTGGCGCCTCCTGCCGGCTATGTGCCTCGCATTGCCTTCTACGCCGGCCTGCGGCGGCCTCACGAAGGTTACGAAGTGCTTCGCTTTGACGACGTGGTGACCAACGTGGGCAATGCTTACGAGGCGGCCAGCGGCAAGTTCACCTGCCCCATGCCGGGCGTCTACTTCTTCGCTTATCACGTGCTCATGCGTGGCGGCGATGGCACCAGTATGTGGGCTGATCTGATGAAAAACGGACAG GTTCGGGCCAGCGCCATTGCCCAGGACGCGGACCAGAACTACGACTACGCCAGCAACAGCGTCATTCTGCACCTGGATGTAGGCGACGAGGTCTTCATCAAGCTGGATGGTGGGAAGGTGCACGGCGGCAACACCAACAAGTACAGCACCTTCTCTGGCTTCATCATCTACCCGGACTGA